Proteins from a genomic interval of Trifolium pratense cultivar HEN17-A07 linkage group LG6, ARS_RC_1.1, whole genome shotgun sequence:
- the LOC123889478 gene encoding uncharacterized protein LOC123889478, which yields MSASPNNNSSSTTTTAATTTLDNYFLETLMDRLQLRGPDNKPLFDKSYDDFLFSEEEDDDDDEENQPGAYQDAKQAIYKEESKLEAEIIKLILTGKGDTLKPNSGEAISLRESNICVGCHEEEEGEYVVWEWHGHIMGYTDEHGFAPEYIYGNYFQRIVPVERSDAVPVEDDAVNKGLKDLIDGAVSTNPGRILHRNLNAGNIYTRF from the coding sequence ATGAGCGCATCTCCAAACAACAACTCTtcttccaccaccaccactgcCGCCACCACCACCCTCGACAACTACTTCCTCGAAACCCTAATGGACAGACTTCAACTTCGTGGTCCAGACAACAAACCTCTCTTCGATAAATCCTACGACGATTTCCTTTTCAgcgaagaagaagatgatgacgACGACGAAGAAAACCAACCCGGTGCTTACCAAGACGCAAAACAAGCAATCTACAAAGAAGAATCTAAGCTTGAAGCTGAAATCATCAAATTAATCCTCACTGGAAAAGGAGATACTCTGAAACCAAATTCCGGTGAAGCAATTTCACTTCGCGAAAGCAATATTTGTGTTGGGTGtcatgaggaagaagaaggggAGTATGTTGTGTGGGAATGGCATGGACATATTATGGGGTATACTGATGAACATGGGTTTGCTCCTGAGTATATTTATGGGAATTACTTTCAAAGAATTGTGCCTGTTGAGCGTTCTGATGCTGTGCCTGTTGAAGATGATGCAGTGAATAAGGGTTTGAAGGATTTGATTGATGGTGCTGTTAGTACCAACCCTGGTAGGATTCTTCATCGCAATCTCAATGCTGGGAATATTTATACCAG